One Desulfatitalea tepidiphila genomic region harbors:
- a CDS encoding acetate--CoA ligase family protein: MNPVTDPYRDIPLFPLINPRSIAFFGASNRFSAMGTNQLNSILALDFKGKIYPVHPKETTVLGLKAYAHVAELPEVPDLAVLVLPTGIVTETLKACGEKGIRHAIVVSGGFNEVGGEGKALEQELVAVARQYGIRFLGPNCLGVVNPHHAFNVTFAAFEGRPGFIGMASQSGSLLTQMFAYLEQFHIGFSTGISVGNEASVDIVDCMAYLAACPHTRVIGLYIESIRRGEAFIEAARRIAPQKPIVAYYAGGSEAGRRAAFSHTGAMAGPDPLYDGIFRQSGVVRASSLTELFDFCWVLGACTIPRSHRVIVLTHSGGPGAAAADACSRNGLTLPSLSRQTLERLTPLIPRTGSTGNPIDLTFSQDPLAYFKSIPEVLLAGDEADGLLVYCFTPHQNMKRIMESQGLPEKDIDAFTRETARQIAVQMKTLAGNHAKALIGFTYQAPDMPIIEHLLASGIPIIPSPERGARAMAALVQYGRMVQSLAG, translated from the coding sequence ATGAACCCGGTAACCGACCCCTATCGCGACATACCCCTTTTCCCATTGATCAATCCAAGAAGCATCGCCTTTTTCGGCGCCTCCAACCGCTTTTCGGCCATGGGCACCAACCAGCTCAATTCGATCCTGGCACTCGATTTCAAGGGCAAAATTTACCCGGTGCACCCCAAGGAAACGACGGTTCTGGGGCTAAAGGCTTACGCCCATGTGGCGGAGCTGCCCGAGGTGCCGGACCTGGCGGTGCTGGTGTTGCCGACCGGCATTGTGACCGAAACGCTGAAAGCCTGCGGTGAAAAAGGCATCCGGCACGCCATCGTGGTCTCCGGCGGATTCAACGAAGTGGGCGGCGAGGGCAAGGCGCTGGAGCAGGAACTGGTCGCCGTGGCCCGTCAATACGGCATCCGATTTCTGGGCCCCAACTGCCTGGGGGTGGTCAACCCCCACCACGCGTTCAATGTGACCTTCGCCGCTTTCGAAGGACGGCCGGGGTTCATCGGCATGGCGTCCCAGAGCGGCAGTCTGCTGACCCAGATGTTCGCTTATCTGGAGCAATTTCATATCGGATTTTCCACCGGCATCAGCGTGGGCAATGAAGCGTCGGTGGACATCGTGGATTGCATGGCGTACCTGGCCGCCTGCCCCCACACCCGGGTCATCGGCCTCTACATCGAAAGCATCCGCAGGGGAGAAGCCTTTATAGAGGCCGCCCGGCGCATCGCGCCTCAAAAACCGATCGTGGCGTATTATGCGGGCGGTTCGGAAGCCGGACGCCGCGCGGCCTTTTCGCATACCGGCGCCATGGCGGGCCCTGATCCCCTGTATGACGGCATATTTCGCCAGAGCGGGGTGGTGCGGGCATCGTCACTCACCGAATTGTTCGATTTCTGCTGGGTGCTGGGTGCGTGCACCATTCCGCGCAGCCATCGCGTCATCGTCCTGACCCACTCGGGCGGACCCGGCGCCGCAGCCGCAGATGCCTGCAGCCGCAACGGCCTGACGCTGCCGAGCCTGTCCCGGCAGACCCTCGAACGGTTGACCCCGCTGATTCCCAGGACCGGCAGCACCGGAAATCCCATCGATCTGACCTTTTCCCAGGATCCCCTGGCCTATTTCAAAAGTATCCCCGAGGTGCTCCTGGCGGGCGACGAAGCCGACGGCCTGCTGGTCTATTGCTTCACCCCTCACCAGAACATGAAACGCATCATGGAAAGCCAAGGCTTGCCTGAAAAGGACATCGATGCCTTCACCCGGGAAACGGCGCGGCAAATAGCTGTACAAATGAAAACGCTAGCCGGGAACCACGCCAAGGCACTGATCGGATTCACCTACCAGGCGCCCGATATGCCGATCATCGAGCACCTGCTGGCCAGTGGCATTCCAATCATTCCGTCGCCGGAAAGGGGCGCGCGCGCCATGGCCGCCCTGGTTCAATATGGCCGCATGGTACAAAGCCTGGCAGGTTGA
- a CDS encoding response regulator transcription factor, with protein MAQGRILVVDDEEDILEVVRFNLAREGFVVTGVLNGEDALAVLQAGGYDLVVLDLMLPGMDGFAVAGKIRQDPALSALPIIMLTARTQEHDVVAGLEIGAEDYITKPFSPRVLVSRVRTVLRRTSQVKVADESIMERGGITIDRRRHTVYVKGRPVDLTLSEFELLCFLASRPGWAFSRAQIVDAIRGFNYTVTDRSVDVQIVGLRRKLGGCSDYIQTVRGVGYRFKGDFRPSHQILIGV; from the coding sequence ATGGCCCAGGGGAGAATTTTAGTCGTGGACGACGAAGAGGATATCCTGGAGGTGGTTCGTTTCAACCTTGCTCGCGAAGGTTTCGTCGTTACAGGGGTGTTGAATGGTGAGGATGCCTTGGCGGTTCTCCAGGCGGGCGGCTATGATTTAGTGGTTCTGGATTTGATGTTGCCCGGGATGGACGGCTTTGCCGTTGCCGGAAAAATACGGCAGGATCCGGCATTGTCGGCTTTGCCGATTATCATGCTCACTGCCCGGACCCAGGAGCATGATGTAGTGGCCGGTTTGGAGATCGGGGCCGAAGATTATATCACCAAGCCTTTCAGTCCGAGGGTGTTGGTCTCCCGGGTACGCACAGTCCTTCGGCGCACTTCCCAGGTCAAGGTGGCGGATGAATCGATAATGGAACGTGGCGGGATTACCATCGACAGGCGTAGACACACTGTCTATGTGAAAGGCCGCCCGGTTGATTTGACCTTGTCAGAGTTCGAACTGCTCTGCTTCCTGGCCTCGCGGCCGGGTTGGGCTTTTTCACGGGCACAAATCGTAGACGCGATACGCGGATTCAATTACACCGTCACCGATCGTAGCGTGGATGTCCAGATCGTCGGATTGCGACGCAAGTTGGGCGGTTGCAGTGATTACATCCAGACCGTGAGGGGGGTAGGCTATCGTTTCAAGGGGGATTTTCGACCATCTCACCAGATCCTAATCGGCGTCTAA
- a CDS encoding IS1/IS1595 family N-terminal zinc-binding domain-containing protein, producing the protein MIQNVRCPHCASDAIYGYGHVKNGKKRYLCLMCNRQFVLERKPPLITDRPTCPLCGGRMHIYMRKAREVRFRCAAYPDCRGYLKMLS; encoded by the coding sequence ATGATTCAGAACGTGCGCTGCCCCCACTGTGCTTCCGACGCCATTTATGGATATGGCCATGTGAAGAACGGAAAAAAACGCTATCTTTGCCTGATGTGCAATCGACAATTCGTGCTGGAACGAAAACCGCCCCTGATCACAGACCGGCCGACGTGTCCGCTTTGCGGCGGTCGGATGCACATTTACATGCGAAAAGCGCGGGAGGTGCGATTTCGATGCGCCGCCTATCCCGATTGCCGCGGCTATCTGAAGATGCTGAGCTAA